Below is a window of Lentimicrobium sp. L6 DNA.
CAAAGGAATTGGTGCGATTTATATAAAAGAGGGAGTTGTATTAGAAAAGCTGATGCATGGTGCAGATCATGAGCAAAATATGAGAGCTGGAACAGAGAATGTTTTGGAGATAGTTGGCTTGGGAAAAGCGGCTGAAATGGTGACAGAGAAACTCAAGGATTATCAGCTTCATTATGCAAATATGCGTGATATGCTATGGGATTCATTAAAGAAAGAATTACCTCATATCAAGAGAAATGGTCATGCTGAAAAATGTTTGGCAAATACCTTAAGTGTTTCCTTTCCTAAAATTGAAGCCAATACTTTAATTGCAAGATTAGAAAATGTTGCTGCATCCGCTGGTGCGGCTTGTCATTCCGAAAGCATTGATGTATCTGTAGTTTTGGAAGCCATGAATATACCTTTAGAATTTGCTATGGGAACAATTCGGTTTTCAACTGGTCGTACAACATCCAAAGAAAACATAGATGCCGCAGTTAAAGAAGTGGTATCAAATGTGAAAATATTAATGCCAAAAGCGGATGGTTCTACAATTCATTTGCCTGAAAATCGAGATATTTCTAAAATTAAACTTACTCAGTATACCCATGGCTTAGGCTGTGCTTGCAAAATAGAACCTCAGAAATTACAGCAGGTTTTGAAATCTTTGCCTCAAGTTCATGATGTAAATGTATTGGTGGGGACAGATACTTCAGACGATGCAGCTGTGTATCGATTGACTGATGAATTGGCTTTGGTTCAAACTCTGGATTTCTTTACACCAATAGTGGATGACCCGTTTCAGTTTGGAGCTATTGCTGCGGCCAATGCATTGAGCGATGTTTATGCCATGGGTGCTAGGCCTATCTTTGCTTTAAACATAGTTGGATTCCCTGAGGAGGCACTTCCTATGGAAGTATTGGAATTGATTCTTAAAGGTGCCCAAAGCAAGGCTGAGGAAGCTGGTATCCCTATTTTGGGAGGACATACCATTGAAGATCCCGAACCTAAATACGGAATGGTGGTTAGTGGTTTGGTTCATCCTGACCAAATGATTAAAAATAAAGGCGCAAAAATAGGGGAGGTCTTGGTTTTAACTAAGCCCATAGGAACAGGAATTATCTCTACCGGAATAAAACGTGGTTTAGTAAATGAGAAAATAGCAAAACAAGCCATTGAGTTGATGAGTTCCTTAAATAAAATACCAGCTGAAATCATGTCTAAATATGACGTTTCTTCATGTACAGATGTAACAGGGTTTGGATTAATGGGGCATTTGAAAGAAATGGTAGAATCTTCTGATGTAACTGCTGAAATTAGTTTTGATGCCATTCCTTTTATTGATACAGTAAAGGATTTAGCTGCTGCCAATATTATTCCTGGCGGAACTTATAATAACCGTGATTATGTAGAGCATGTAGTTGACTTTGGAAAACTTTCTCGTACTTCTCAATTATTGATTTGTGATGCCCAAACTTCGGGTGGTTTGTTGGTTTGTCTACCTCCAGCTCATGCAGAATTATATGTAAATGAATTAAAGAATTTGGGTATGAAAGATGTGACTATTATTGGTGAGATTATTCAGGAAGGTAGTGGAATAGTCATCAAATAAATCAAGCCTTACCTATAAAAACCTCAATAAAGTACGACACTCTTTATTTAGAGAGAAGAACTTTATCAAGGTTTCTATTGTTATTCAAGAACCATCCTCTATGCTTGCATCTTTTTAATAATATCATCAAGACTATATTTTCCTGGGCCATAAACAAAAATCACTATTAACATTACTAAATAGTAGAAGGGTATTTCAAAACCACTGTTTCCAGCTTCCCAACCATTACCAAGGTGGACCGTAAGAATGGCAACCATCCTAACAAAAATTAAAGGAATAGAAATAAGTCGAGATCTAAAACCAAGGGCAAGTAATACGATACCAGTAGTTTAGTTCCGGAAGCCATGTGGGCATAGAGCTTCGGGAGTGGATAAGTCATACTGGCAAACCAGCTTGTTACGCTGTCTATATCGTTCCATTTATTCAGGGCTAGTTTGTAAAATCCATAAGCCAAAGTAATCCTGATGATTTATTATAGATTATCTTTTAAAAATTCTAGTGCATTTGATAAAGAGCTGCAAACTCCAATTAATCTACATTTTATTTAGTATTTAATAAATGCTAACGCATGAAGTCATTTTCATTTTTTTAATTCAATTATATCTTTTAATGCCAGAGCATAAAAATGGCCGTTCCCATTTGAAATCTGAATTATCAGAACGAATAAGAGCGGCCTTAATTTATTGTTTTGTCTTATTTGCCGTCGCCACATTTGCCGCTACCGCATTTTTCTTTTTTGGTTTTTGATTTGTCTTCTAGGCTTGCTTTAGTATCTTTCTTTGCTTTACCATCTCCACATTTTCCATCACCACACTTGCTTATATCTGATTCTAATGTGGCACTTTTTGTAGTTGTTTTATCTTTAGATGCAGTTTTATCAACTGTAGTTTTACCGTCTCCACATTTGCCATCACCACATTTGGCTTTCTTTTCCCCTTTTTTGGCTTTTGCATCTTTAGTTGCTTTTGTGTCTTTTGTTGATTTGCCGTCTCCACATTTACCATCACCGCATTTTCCATCAAATTCTGCATCAGGGTTTGCAAATGCCAATTGCTCTTGAGGATTAGTTAAGTCTGTTTTTGCTGTTCCATTCAACATAAATGCAGCGCTTGCTACAAGCATAAAAGCTATCGATAGGATTCCAATGTTTCTTTTGTTCATCATTTTTGTTTTTGTGCCTTAAGGGCGTTCATGTTATTTATTTGAACTAATAGTCGACGAGTTATTTTAATCCTTACAAAAAGATTCAAAAAAACTTCATCAGTTAGGATATAAAAACGCATTAAATTTTAAAAAAAACCACCCAAAAAGCAATGAAGTTCCCTAAGCTCCAGGGCAAACGCATACTTTGTTAAAAAGCTATATTTAGAAAAAAATAGTTTAATCTATAGGTATAATGCTAGCGCGGAAATGTTTTCCGTGCGAAAATATTAATATTAAGGAATGTATTTAAATCACACCAAATCCGCGTTAGCTTTGTTAAAAACAATTAGAAAAATAAAAGTACGCGTTTGCCCTGTCCTAAGCTCGACATACGTAAAGTTCAAGAGCTTAAACATCAGTAAACCTAAAAATAAATAGCATGAAACTCTACACCATCCTCAGAATTATACTCCAAAGTTGGAAAAGGAATTTTCACCATATTGGCTACTTCTAA
It encodes the following:
- the selD gene encoding selenide, water dikinase SelD codes for the protein MSKIKLTQYTHGLGCACKIEPQKLQQVLKSLPQVHDVNVLVGTDTSDDAAVYRLTDELALVQTLDFFTPIVDDPFQFGAIAAANALSDVYAMGARPIFALNIVGFPEEALPMEVLELILKGAQSKAEEAGIPILGGHTIEDPEPKYGMVVSGLVHPDQMIKNKGAKIGEVLVLTKPIGTGIISTGIKRGLVNEKIAKQAIELMSSLNKIPAEIMSKYDVSSCTDVTGFGLMGHLKEMVESSDVTAEISFDAIPFIDTVKDLAAANIIPGGTYNNRDYVEHVVDFGKLSRTSQLLICDAQTSGGLLVCLPPAHAELYVNELKNLGMKDVTIIGEIIQEGSGIVIK
- a CDS encoding DoxX family protein, giving the protein MVAILTVHLGNGWEAGNSGFEIPFYYLVMLIVIFVYGPGKYSLDDIIKKMQA
- a CDS encoding DoxX family membrane protein, whose product is MIRITLAYGFYKLALNKWNDIDSVTSWFASMTYPLPKLYAHMASGTKLLVSYYLPLVLDLDLFLFL